One window of the Herbiconiux sp. L3-i23 genome contains the following:
- a CDS encoding NAD(P)-dependent oxidoreductase has product MTTITVLGGTGYTGGHVVEEASRRGLDVRAVSRSTPESPVEGVEYRSVSLVDESARAAAVEGTDVIVAALSPRGDLAQGLPDIYLDLAGKAAAAGVRFGVVGGFSSLRPEAGAPRFAEGDDVPPAFADEVRTMNGVLEWLQNEAPAELDWFFVSPAQAYGSYAPGEKKGAYRTGGDVALFDADGSSAVSGADFATAILDEVESPAHTKAHFSVAY; this is encoded by the coding sequence ATGACCACCATCACCGTTCTGGGCGGAACCGGCTACACCGGAGGGCACGTCGTCGAGGAGGCGTCACGTCGCGGACTCGATGTGCGGGCCGTCAGCCGCTCGACTCCCGAGAGCCCGGTCGAGGGTGTCGAGTACCGTTCGGTGTCGCTCGTCGACGAGTCGGCGCGCGCCGCGGCGGTCGAGGGGACCGACGTGATCGTCGCTGCTCTGTCGCCGCGCGGCGACCTCGCGCAGGGGCTGCCCGACATCTATCTCGACCTCGCGGGCAAAGCGGCCGCGGCAGGCGTCCGCTTCGGTGTGGTCGGTGGGTTCAGCTCACTGCGTCCCGAGGCCGGCGCCCCTCGTTTCGCGGAAGGCGACGACGTCCCGCCGGCGTTCGCCGACGAGGTGCGCACCATGAACGGCGTGCTCGAGTGGCTGCAGAACGAGGCGCCCGCCGAGCTCGACTGGTTCTTCGTGAGCCCGGCCCAGGCCTACGGCTCGTACGCGCCCGGCGAGAAGAAGGGTGCCTACCGCACCGGCGGCGACGTCGCACTGTTCGACGCCGACGGCAGCTCGGCGGTCTCGGGCGCCGACTTCGCGACCGCCATTCTCGACGAGGTCGAGTCGCCGGCGCATACGAAGGCCCACTTCTCCGTCGCCTACTGA
- a CDS encoding cystathionine gamma-synthase yields the protein MPEDADYGFSTRAIRAGQHFDPTTGAVVPPIYQTSTFVQDGIGGLREGYEYARSGNPTRDSLQVLLASLEQAEHGIAFASGLAAEDALLRAALQPGDHLILGNDVYGGTHRLLHRLHVPAGVEVTTVEMSDSDAVRAAVRPSTRMVWVETPSNPLMKITDIATLAAIGHEAGAIVVVDNTFASPALQRPLALGADVVVHSTTKYIGGHSDVLGGAVLTSDDELAEKIRFIQFAAGAVLAPFEAWLTVRGIKTLAVRMDRHSSNALAIAEHFADHPAIERVYYPGLASHPGHEIAAAQMSAFGGMISVALAGGEAAARTFAESTELFQLAESLGGVESLIGYPSEMTHASVRGTPLEVAPNIVRLSVGIEEVGDLIADLETALPRS from the coding sequence CCCGAAGACGCCGACTACGGCTTCAGCACCCGCGCCATCCGCGCCGGCCAGCATTTCGACCCCACCACCGGCGCGGTCGTGCCGCCGATCTACCAGACCTCCACCTTCGTCCAGGACGGTATCGGCGGGCTGCGCGAAGGCTACGAGTACGCACGCAGCGGCAACCCGACGCGGGACTCGCTGCAGGTGCTGCTCGCCTCGCTCGAGCAGGCCGAGCACGGCATCGCCTTCGCCTCGGGTCTCGCCGCCGAGGACGCGCTGCTGCGCGCGGCCCTGCAGCCCGGCGACCACCTGATCCTGGGCAACGACGTCTACGGCGGCACCCACCGACTGCTACACCGACTCCACGTGCCGGCGGGGGTCGAAGTCACCACGGTCGAGATGAGCGACTCCGACGCGGTGCGGGCCGCGGTGCGGCCGAGCACCCGCATGGTCTGGGTCGAGACCCCGAGCAACCCGCTGATGAAGATCACCGACATCGCGACCCTCGCGGCGATCGGTCACGAAGCCGGCGCGATCGTCGTCGTCGACAACACCTTCGCGTCACCCGCGCTGCAGCGCCCGCTGGCGCTCGGTGCCGACGTGGTCGTGCACTCGACCACGAAGTACATCGGCGGGCACTCCGATGTGCTGGGTGGCGCCGTGCTGACGAGCGACGACGAGCTGGCCGAGAAGATCCGGTTCATCCAGTTCGCCGCCGGCGCGGTGCTCGCCCCGTTCGAGGCCTGGCTGACCGTGCGCGGCATCAAGACCCTTGCGGTGCGCATGGATCGGCACTCGAGCAACGCCCTCGCCATCGCCGAGCACTTCGCCGACCATCCCGCCATCGAGCGGGTCTACTACCCCGGCCTCGCCTCGCATCCCGGGCACGAGATCGCGGCGGCGCAGATGTCGGCGTTCGGCGGCATGATCTCGGTCGCGCTGGCCGGGGGAGAGGCGGCGGCCCGTACGTTCGCCGAGTCGACCGAGCTCTTCCAGCTCGCCGAGTCGCTCGGCGGCGTCGAGTCGCTGATCGGCTACCCCAGCGAGATGACTCACGCGTCGGTGCGCGGTACCCCGCTCGAGGTCGCGCCGAACATCGTGCGCCTCTCGGTCGGCATCGAAGAGGTCGGCGACCTCATCGCGGACCTCGAAACGGCGCTGCCCCGCTCCTGA
- a CDS encoding carbohydrate ABC transporter permease produces the protein MVQTKSETKAPRRRRQNRPGGVDWVILGLAIAGAILIAFPFILILINSFKSPAEYNSTGPLSLPGQFYLDGLINFWNRVNFPEKLWNSIWISGSVAILAVLVSILNAFAIGIGRVRGNTWVVLVFLLANLLPQEALLYPLYFMFKEIGLYNNPWSVVIIFTVIQSAFGTYLLSSVFGTFPKEVLEASALDGASRWTTLWRVIVPISRPTLSVLLIFFFIWTWNEFLIPLTFLVDNATQTVPVAISVLQGDRLMDVTTTSASALLGVIPTLIFFLIFQRTLTRGVTAGAVK, from the coding sequence ATGGTGCAGACCAAGAGCGAGACGAAGGCGCCCCGCCGTCGTCGGCAGAACCGTCCCGGCGGAGTCGACTGGGTGATCCTCGGGCTCGCGATCGCCGGCGCGATCCTCATCGCGTTCCCGTTCATCCTCATCCTCATCAACAGCTTCAAGTCGCCTGCCGAGTACAACTCGACCGGCCCCCTGTCGCTGCCCGGCCAGTTCTACCTCGACGGTCTCATCAACTTCTGGAACCGCGTCAACTTCCCCGAGAAGCTGTGGAACTCGATCTGGATCTCGGGATCGGTCGCGATCCTGGCGGTGCTCGTCTCGATCCTCAACGCGTTCGCGATCGGCATCGGCCGTGTGCGCGGCAACACGTGGGTCGTCCTCGTCTTCCTGCTCGCGAACCTGCTGCCGCAGGAGGCGCTGCTCTACCCGCTCTACTTCATGTTCAAAGAGATCGGGTTGTACAACAACCCGTGGTCGGTCGTGATCATCTTCACGGTCATCCAGAGCGCGTTCGGCACCTACCTGCTCTCGTCGGTGTTCGGCACCTTCCCGAAGGAGGTGCTCGAAGCCTCGGCGCTCGACGGGGCCTCGCGGTGGACGACGCTGTGGCGCGTGATCGTGCCCATCAGCCGGCCGACGCTCAGCGTGCTGCTCATCTTCTTCTTCATCTGGACCTGGAACGAGTTCCTGATCCCGCTCACCTTCCTCGTCGACAACGCGACTCAGACGGTGCCCGTGGCGATCAGCGTGCTGCAGGGCGACCGCCTCATGGACGTGACCACGACGAGCGCCTCGGCGCTGCTCGGAGTCATCCCGACCCTCATCTTCTTCCTCATCTTCCAGCGGACCCTGACCCGCGGCGTCACCGCCGGCGCCGTCAAGTAG
- a CDS encoding helix-turn-helix domain-containing protein, with protein MTTPALDPYQDDCPTRRILDRIGDRWTVLIVGSLSDGALRFSDVQRRVQGISQKMLTQTLRGLERDGLVTRTAYLEVPPRVEYALTDAGRSLLTPLKALETWSIEHFAEVRDAQADYDGKVAVPTV; from the coding sequence ATGACGACACCGGCGCTCGACCCCTATCAGGACGACTGCCCGACGCGGCGCATCCTCGACCGCATCGGCGATCGGTGGACCGTGCTCATCGTCGGGTCGCTCTCCGACGGCGCGCTGCGCTTCTCGGACGTGCAACGGCGGGTGCAGGGCATCTCGCAGAAGATGCTGACCCAGACCCTGCGCGGCCTCGAGCGCGACGGACTCGTCACCCGTACGGCGTATCTCGAGGTGCCGCCGCGGGTCGAATACGCCCTCACCGACGCCGGCCGCTCACTGCTCACACCCCTGAAGGCGCTCGAAACGTGGTCGATCGAGCACTTCGCCGAAGTACGGGATGCGCAGGCCGACTACGACGGCAAGGTCGCCGTCCCGACTGTCTGA
- a CDS encoding ROK family transcriptional regulator, with protein MARPRTPAPWPEFAEAQRRVLLELLIGGDESRVRLAERIGLSRASLTRIARELVQLGFIALGEARPSASRGRPEEMLGLRPGAATFVGVKLTGDALYAVALDLGANVIGREEAPLDTREPEGVVDLIAQVAGRLLASHRVPAVIGIGLAGDVLRTGDTEVVERSNFLGWRPSVPLRAMVEEATGVTTVVTNDVHALAAAHHWFGAGRSDASLVVYGLGAGIGSGVVIGGELMEGVHGRSGRIGHSRIGGIGRVCDNGHTDCVHSFVTMPAIEYNSGVQPGEYPLVVQRARDGDPIALDAFRMAAYALGSVIAESVNAFDPEQVTVMGEGLDMLDFASDEVRRALAEYLEQLSPHDVRIERPPFDFGLYAYGAAVSAMRTVLS; from the coding sequence ATGGCCCGACCGCGCACTCCCGCTCCTTGGCCCGAGTTCGCAGAGGCCCAGCGGCGCGTGCTGCTCGAGCTGCTCATCGGCGGCGACGAGTCGCGCGTGCGTCTGGCGGAGCGCATCGGCCTGTCGCGGGCCAGCCTCACGCGCATCGCCCGTGAGCTCGTGCAGCTGGGATTCATCGCGCTGGGCGAGGCGCGTCCGAGCGCTTCGCGCGGGCGTCCCGAGGAGATGCTCGGGCTTCGACCCGGCGCGGCGACCTTCGTCGGAGTCAAGCTGACGGGCGACGCGCTCTACGCGGTCGCGCTCGACCTCGGCGCGAACGTCATCGGGCGCGAAGAGGCGCCGCTCGACACCCGCGAGCCGGAGGGCGTCGTCGACCTGATCGCCCAGGTCGCCGGTCGGCTGCTCGCCTCGCATCGGGTTCCCGCCGTCATCGGCATCGGCCTCGCCGGCGACGTCCTGCGCACCGGCGACACCGAGGTGGTCGAGCGGTCGAACTTCCTCGGCTGGAGACCGTCGGTGCCGCTCCGTGCGATGGTCGAGGAGGCGACCGGGGTGACCACGGTCGTCACCAACGACGTGCACGCGCTCGCCGCGGCGCATCACTGGTTCGGCGCGGGCCGATCCGACGCGTCGCTCGTCGTCTACGGGCTCGGCGCCGGCATCGGGTCCGGCGTCGTGATCGGGGGCGAGCTGATGGAGGGAGTCCACGGTCGCAGCGGCCGTATCGGGCACTCGCGCATCGGCGGCATCGGTCGCGTCTGCGACAACGGCCACACCGATTGCGTGCACAGCTTCGTCACGATGCCGGCGATCGAGTACAACTCGGGCGTGCAGCCGGGGGAGTATCCGCTCGTCGTGCAGCGGGCGCGCGACGGCGACCCGATCGCGCTCGACGCGTTCCGGATGGCCGCGTACGCGCTCGGATCGGTCATCGCCGAGTCGGTCAACGCCTTCGACCCCGAGCAGGTGACAGTCATGGGCGAGGGGCTCGACATGCTCGACTTCGCCTCGGACGAGGTGCGTCGGGCGCTCGCCGAGTACCTCGAGCAGCTGTCGCCCCATGACGTACGGATCGAACGGCCGCCGTTCGATTTCGGTCTCTACGCCTACGGCGCCGCGGTGTCGGCGATGCGGACCGTGCTGTCCTGA
- a CDS encoding carbohydrate ABC transporter permease, translating to MATAVPFVRKERPKRSQRNAEQSSFPDRGTRAAGWWLYLIPGLALVTFIVVIPLVWNFYLSFTEYRGIRPPEFIGLENWVQLAGDEDFWASFRNTIAMVVAMVIVPTVLGLVIAAILFDIIGKKFGGKIASFLRATYYLPQILPVAIAGIVIGWILRPQNGALNEILESIGLGGLASNWLGSPDTALLSIMAVLIWVQLGYPVVIFMAALQRVDPELYEAAELDGAGWWRRFRAITVGMIRPEIFVVTLTCTIAALKVFGPIYVLTRGGPGNSTLVPSYYAYSEFFQSQQVGYGATIATALTILIGIVAIFFLRAQSAAERADREGL from the coding sequence ATGGCAACAGCAGTACCCTTCGTGCGCAAAGAGCGTCCGAAGCGATCGCAGCGGAACGCGGAGCAGAGCTCCTTCCCCGACCGGGGAACGCGGGCCGCCGGATGGTGGCTCTACCTCATCCCCGGACTCGCGCTCGTCACGTTCATCGTCGTGATCCCGCTGGTCTGGAACTTCTACCTCTCCTTCACCGAGTACCGCGGCATCCGCCCTCCGGAGTTCATCGGCCTCGAGAACTGGGTGCAGCTCGCCGGCGACGAGGACTTCTGGGCCTCGTTCCGCAACACGATCGCCATGGTCGTCGCGATGGTCATCGTGCCCACTGTGTTGGGCCTCGTCATCGCCGCGATCCTCTTCGACATCATCGGCAAGAAGTTCGGCGGGAAGATCGCGAGCTTCCTCCGCGCCACCTACTACCTGCCGCAGATCCTGCCCGTCGCCATCGCCGGCATCGTCATCGGCTGGATCCTGCGCCCGCAGAACGGCGCCCTCAACGAGATCCTCGAGTCGATCGGCCTCGGCGGGCTCGCCTCGAACTGGCTCGGCAGCCCCGACACCGCGCTGCTCAGCATCATGGCGGTGCTCATCTGGGTGCAGCTCGGCTACCCGGTCGTCATCTTCATGGCCGCCCTGCAGCGCGTCGACCCCGAGCTCTACGAAGCCGCAGAGCTCGACGGGGCCGGCTGGTGGCGTCGTTTCCGCGCGATCACCGTCGGCATGATCCGCCCCGAGATCTTCGTCGTCACCCTCACCTGCACCATCGCGGCCCTCAAGGTGTTCGGCCCGATCTACGTGCTCACCCGCGGCGGCCCCGGCAACAGCACGCTGGTGCCGAGCTACTACGCGTACAGCGAGTTCTTCCAGTCGCAGCAGGTCGGCTACGGCGCGACCATCGCAACGGCGCTCACGATCCTCATCGGCATCGTCGCCATCTTCTTCCTCCGCGCGCAGAGCGCAGCGGAGCGCGCAGACCGGGAGGGACTGTGA
- the xylB gene encoding xylulokinase, translating to MPFRQAQGGALVAGVDSSTQSCKVVIRDLETGETVRTGRASHPNGTEVPPSAWWDALVAAIADAGGLDDVAAISIAGQQHGMVVLDDDGRVIRDALLWNDTRSARAARALIDEFGEDELVRRTGSVPVASFTATKLRWLRDAEPDNAARVAAVALPHDWLTWRLLGYGPEGESPLGPDLHALVTDRSDASGTSYWNPEANDYDRELLVAALGHDAILPRVLGPSDSGGRTVANAAAGIPADLVVGPGAGDNAGAALGLGAREGDVVISIGTSGTVFAVTGAPAADPSGAVAGFADASGLFLPLVATLNAARVLDSTAALLGVDHSELGRLAADASAGSDGLVLVPYFEGERTPNLPDATATLSGMTLASTTRPNLARAAIEGMLCALADGLDAVRATGVRETRILLIGGASQNEAVQRIAAEVFDAPIEVPALGEYVASGGAVQAAWALTGERPTWPVDTLAALTPATQPVIRQQYAAARSHY from the coding sequence ATGCCCTTTCGACAGGCTCAAGGCGGCGCGCTCGTCGCCGGAGTCGACTCGTCGACGCAGAGCTGCAAGGTCGTCATCCGCGACCTCGAGACCGGAGAGACCGTCCGCACCGGACGCGCCTCGCACCCGAACGGCACCGAGGTGCCGCCCTCCGCGTGGTGGGATGCGCTGGTCGCCGCCATCGCCGACGCGGGAGGCCTGGACGACGTCGCCGCGATCTCGATCGCCGGCCAGCAGCACGGCATGGTCGTGCTCGACGACGACGGCCGGGTCATCCGCGATGCCCTGCTCTGGAACGACACCCGCAGCGCCCGGGCAGCACGCGCCCTGATCGACGAATTCGGCGAGGACGAGCTGGTGCGCCGCACCGGATCGGTCCCGGTCGCGTCGTTCACCGCGACCAAGCTGCGCTGGCTCCGCGACGCCGAGCCCGACAACGCGGCACGCGTTGCCGCGGTCGCGCTCCCCCACGACTGGCTGACCTGGCGCCTTCTCGGCTACGGCCCCGAGGGCGAGTCGCCGCTCGGCCCCGACCTCCATGCCTTGGTCACCGACCGCTCCGACGCGAGCGGCACCTCCTACTGGAACCCCGAGGCCAATGACTACGACCGCGAGCTGCTCGTCGCCGCACTCGGCCACGACGCCATCCTGCCGCGGGTGCTCGGGCCGTCGGACAGCGGCGGACGCACCGTCGCGAACGCGGCCGCCGGCATCCCTGCTGACCTAGTGGTGGGCCCCGGCGCCGGTGACAACGCGGGAGCGGCGCTCGGCCTCGGGGCCCGCGAGGGCGACGTCGTCATTTCGATCGGCACGAGCGGCACGGTCTTCGCCGTGACCGGCGCGCCCGCCGCGGACCCGAGCGGTGCGGTGGCCGGATTCGCCGACGCCTCCGGCCTGTTCCTGCCTCTGGTCGCGACTCTTAACGCCGCCCGCGTCCTCGACTCGACCGCCGCTCTGCTGGGTGTCGACCATTCCGAGCTCGGGCGCCTCGCGGCGGACGCGAGCGCCGGATCCGACGGCCTTGTGCTCGTCCCCTACTTCGAGGGCGAGCGCACGCCGAACCTCCCCGACGCTACCGCGACGCTGTCAGGCATGACGCTCGCGTCGACCACCCGCCCGAACCTGGCCAGGGCCGCAATCGAAGGCATGCTCTGCGCGCTCGCCGACGGCCTCGACGCCGTACGGGCAACCGGCGTGCGCGAGACGCGCATCCTCCTCATCGGCGGAGCATCGCAGAACGAGGCGGTGCAGCGGATCGCCGCCGAAGTGTTCGACGCGCCCATCGAGGTCCCGGCGCTGGGAGAGTACGTGGCATCGGGTGGAGCTGTGCAGGCCGCGTGGGCTCTGACCGGTGAACGCCCGACCTGGCCGGTCGACACTCTTGCGGCCCTGACGCCGGCCACCCAACCCGTCATCCGCCAGCAGTACGCCGCAGCCCGCTCGCACTACTAG
- a CDS encoding ROK family transcriptional regulator has translation MSISGRNVDTLRRANLSTVLELVHRSGGISRSQLTAATGLTRSTVAVLVGELVDLELVVETDPETTNRVGRPSPLVVPAPGPVVIAVNPELDAVTIAVVGLSARVEQRIRRGMDHIVTPGETVEIVVETLSALRKSALRGRRVFAIALAVPGLVRADGLVKWAPHLDWVDAPVADLVAARTGIPTVAGNDASAGGVAELLFGVGADCADLIYLNGGASGIGGAVIADGRLIGGASGYAGEFGQNRPGVLDPADRQTARGVLEDEVSRDRLLAVLGAGNVDEEQLEAMLLGSRDDAVVGELARQRRVLGAAVSNAVNVLNPSLVILGGFLGAVLASDPDDLARSVADSSVAASWSDTVISPAGLAADRLMIGAAELGFAALIADPSGAVAAAVERESHALHARRDPARS, from the coding sequence GTGTCCATATCGGGTCGCAACGTCGACACGCTGCGTCGGGCGAACCTCTCGACGGTGCTCGAACTGGTGCACCGGTCGGGCGGCATCTCGCGGTCGCAGCTCACCGCGGCGACCGGTCTCACCCGGTCCACCGTCGCGGTGCTGGTCGGTGAACTCGTCGATCTGGAACTCGTCGTCGAGACCGACCCCGAGACCACGAATCGGGTCGGACGCCCCTCGCCGCTGGTCGTCCCCGCGCCCGGCCCCGTCGTGATCGCCGTCAATCCCGAGCTCGACGCCGTCACCATCGCGGTGGTGGGCCTGTCGGCGCGGGTGGAGCAGCGGATCCGGCGCGGGATGGATCACATCGTCACCCCCGGCGAGACGGTCGAGATCGTCGTCGAGACGCTCTCCGCACTGCGGAAGAGCGCCCTCCGCGGGCGCCGCGTCTTCGCAATCGCCCTCGCGGTGCCAGGCCTCGTCCGCGCCGACGGCCTCGTGAAGTGGGCCCCGCACCTCGACTGGGTCGACGCGCCCGTCGCCGATCTCGTCGCCGCGCGCACGGGCATCCCGACCGTGGCCGGCAACGACGCCAGTGCGGGTGGCGTCGCCGAGCTGCTCTTCGGAGTCGGTGCCGACTGCGCCGACCTCATCTACTTGAACGGCGGCGCGAGCGGCATCGGTGGCGCCGTCATCGCCGACGGGCGCCTCATCGGCGGAGCCTCCGGCTACGCGGGCGAGTTCGGTCAGAACCGCCCCGGCGTGCTCGACCCCGCCGACCGTCAGACTGCCCGAGGGGTCCTCGAAGACGAGGTGAGCCGCGACCGGCTGCTCGCGGTGCTCGGAGCCGGCAACGTCGACGAGGAGCAGCTCGAGGCGATGCTGCTGGGGAGCCGCGACGACGCGGTGGTGGGCGAGCTCGCCCGCCAACGCCGCGTCCTCGGCGCGGCCGTCAGCAACGCGGTGAATGTCCTCAATCCCTCGCTCGTGATCCTTGGCGGCTTCCTCGGGGCGGTGCTCGCCTCCGACCCGGACGACCTCGCCCGATCCGTCGCCGACAGCTCGGTCGCCGCATCCTGGAGCGACACCGTGATCAGCCCGGCCGGGCTCGCCGCCGATCGGCTCATGATCGGGGCTGCCGAGCTCGGCTTCGCCGCCCTCATCGCCGACCCCTCGGGCGCCGTCGCGGCCGCCGTCGAGCGGGAGTCGCACGCGCTGCATGCGCGACGAGACCCCGCGCGGTCATAG
- a CDS encoding ABC transporter substrate-binding protein, protein MRSRWIASAAVMTIGALALAGCSGSGSEGDDNTLTLWHFESETSAMGIAWEEAIKVFEEETGAKVEFEAKSFEQIRQTASQVLNSNEAPDILEYNKGNATAGLLASQGLLTPITDAVEEYGWDDKLAPALQTTARYSDEGVMGSGDWYGVPNYGEYVTVYYNKNAFAAKGLEVPTTLDEFTAVMDSFVADGTTPLAEAGLEYPLGQLWYQLALSQADRQWVNDYQLYEAPVDWQGEPLTYATDTLTDWTDAGYISTDATGLKAEDAGVSFINGEAPIFFSGSWWYGRFVNEIDSFDWGIFQFPASELSLGSAGNMWVVPAKAPNADLAYKFIDITMRPEIQALIGNNGGLPVAADVADITDPKSQELIEGFNAINDVDGLSFYPDWPTPTFYDQIVANLQELLNGTKDTTTVLTDLGDDYDSYVDDFRE, encoded by the coding sequence ATGCGTTCACGGTGGATCGCATCAGCTGCGGTCATGACGATCGGTGCCCTCGCACTGGCAGGCTGCTCGGGCTCCGGCTCCGAGGGCGACGACAACACCCTCACTCTCTGGCACTTCGAGAGCGAGACCAGCGCGATGGGTATCGCCTGGGAAGAGGCGATCAAGGTCTTCGAAGAGGAGACCGGCGCGAAGGTCGAGTTCGAGGCCAAGAGCTTCGAGCAGATCCGTCAGACCGCGAGCCAGGTGCTCAACTCGAACGAGGCGCCCGACATCCTCGAGTACAACAAGGGCAACGCCACCGCCGGCCTCCTCGCCAGCCAGGGCCTGCTCACCCCGATCACCGACGCGGTCGAGGAGTACGGCTGGGACGACAAGCTCGCCCCCGCACTGCAGACCACCGCTCGTTACAGCGACGAGGGCGTCATGGGCTCGGGTGACTGGTACGGCGTGCCGAACTACGGCGAGTACGTCACCGTCTACTACAACAAGAACGCGTTCGCGGCGAAGGGCCTCGAGGTCCCGACCACGCTCGACGAGTTCACCGCGGTCATGGACTCGTTCGTCGCCGACGGCACCACGCCGCTCGCCGAGGCCGGACTCGAGTACCCGCTCGGTCAGCTCTGGTACCAGCTCGCGCTGAGCCAGGCCGACCGCCAGTGGGTCAACGACTACCAGCTCTACGAGGCCCCCGTCGACTGGCAGGGCGAGCCGCTCACCTACGCGACCGACACCCTCACCGACTGGACCGACGCGGGCTACATTTCGACCGACGCGACCGGCCTCAAGGCCGAAGACGCGGGCGTCTCGTTCATCAACGGCGAGGCCCCGATCTTCTTCTCGGGCAGCTGGTGGTATGGCCGCTTCGTCAACGAGATCGACTCGTTCGACTGGGGCATCTTCCAGTTCCCCGCCTCCGAGCTGAGCCTCGGATCGGCCGGAAACATGTGGGTCGTCCCCGCCAAGGCGCCGAACGCCGACCTCGCCTACAAGTTCATCGACATCACGATGCGCCCGGAGATCCAGGCCCTCATCGGCAACAACGGCGGTCTCCCCGTCGCCGCCGATGTCGCCGACATCACTGACCCGAAGAGCCAGGAGCTCATCGAGGGCTTCAACGCCATCAACGACGTCGACGGCCTCTCGTTCTACCCCGACTGGCCGACGCCGACCTTCTACGACCAGATCGTCGCGAATCTGCAGGAACTTCTCAACGGAACCAAGGACACGACGACCGTCCTCACCGACCTCGGTGACGACTACGACTCGTACGTCGATGACTTCCGCGAGTAA
- the xylA gene encoding xylose isomerase encodes MTVTPTRDDKFSFGLWTIGYNGTDPFGGPTRPALDVVHVVEKLSELGAYGLTFHDDDLFAFGSTDAERQNQIDRLKQALADTGVIVPMVTTNLFSAPVFKDGGFTANDRDVRRFALRKVLRNIDLAAELGAKTFVMWGGREGAEYDAAKDIRAALERYREAVNLLGDYVTDKGYDIRFAIEPKPNEPRGDILLPTLGHALAFINSLERPELVGLNPEVGHEQMAGLNFAAGIAQALYHGKLYHIDLNGQRGIKYDQDLVFGHGDLHNAFALVDLLENGGPNGGPAYDGPRHFDYKPSRTEDETGVWESAAANMRTYLLLKERAAAFRADPEVQEALAAAKVPDLSTPTLNAGESYDDLLADTSAYEDFDANAYLGGKGAGFVRLQQLATEHLLGAR; translated from the coding sequence GTGACCGTCACTCCCACCCGCGACGACAAGTTCTCCTTCGGTCTCTGGACCATCGGATACAACGGGACCGACCCCTTCGGCGGCCCCACCCGGCCCGCACTCGACGTGGTGCACGTCGTCGAGAAGCTCTCCGAGCTCGGCGCCTACGGCCTCACCTTCCACGACGACGACCTGTTCGCGTTTGGCTCCACGGACGCCGAACGTCAGAACCAGATCGACCGCCTCAAGCAGGCCCTCGCCGACACCGGCGTGATCGTTCCGATGGTCACCACCAACCTCTTCAGCGCACCGGTCTTCAAGGACGGCGGCTTCACGGCCAACGACCGCGACGTCCGCCGCTTCGCGCTGCGCAAGGTGCTGCGCAACATCGACCTCGCCGCCGAGCTGGGCGCGAAGACCTTCGTCATGTGGGGCGGCCGCGAGGGCGCCGAGTACGACGCCGCGAAGGATATCCGCGCGGCGCTCGAGCGCTACCGCGAGGCCGTCAACCTGCTCGGCGACTACGTCACCGACAAGGGCTACGACATCCGCTTCGCGATCGAGCCGAAGCCGAACGAGCCCCGCGGCGACATCCTGCTGCCGACCCTCGGCCACGCGCTGGCGTTCATCAACAGCCTCGAGCGCCCCGAGCTCGTCGGCCTGAACCCCGAGGTCGGGCACGAGCAGATGGCGGGCCTCAACTTCGCCGCCGGGATCGCGCAGGCGCTGTACCACGGCAAGCTCTACCACATCGATCTCAACGGCCAGCGCGGCATCAAGTACGACCAGGACCTCGTCTTCGGGCACGGCGACCTGCACAACGCGTTCGCCCTCGTCGACCTGCTCGAGAACGGCGGCCCGAACGGCGGACCCGCCTACGACGGCCCCCGTCACTTCGACTACAAGCCGAGCCGCACCGAGGACGAGACCGGCGTGTGGGAGTCGGCCGCCGCGAACATGCGCACCTACCTGCTGCTCAAGGAGCGCGCCGCCGCCTTCCGCGCCGACCCCGAGGTGCAGGAAGCCCTCGCGGCCGCCAAGGTGCCCGACCTCAGCACCCCGACCCTGAACGCGGGCGAGAGCTACGACGACCTGCTCGCGGACACCTCCGCCTACGAGGACTTCGACGCGAACGCCTACCTCGGCGGCAAGGGCGCGGGCTTCGTCCGCCTCCAGCAGCTGGCCACCGAACACCTCCTCGGCGCCCGCTGA